Proteins encoded together in one Lysinibacillus sp. FSL K6-0232 window:
- a CDS encoding DUF2201 family putative metallopeptidase — translation MAKKRKAAQQEHKNSKNIALGHAIVAEHPLFAALCHAVYLQYESMPQKDWAYVTSTGMISVNQDQKGQPNEWAYVIAHCLLHLGLSHHQPKEQPELWNIACDCYITKFLAELKFGQAPKEMNEPLFESFSSEEKLYEKLLREGVPEHLKGYSTMPGQTDFITTARGNDYFYSGYRSNYPILFAEGLSKAVQSAIRVAGGVDSTLAGSMIITQAERARAWFMSSYPLFGALAADFTIIEDPLICTRMDISVAAIAVDTKEIYINASVPMTDEEMRFLIAHELLHAGLSHTTRRQGRDAYLWNVACDYVINGWLMDMKIGEMPAIGGLYDPALKGLSAESIYDRIVTDIRMYRKLRTFRGQGTVDIMETKPPDFWEGQRGMDLDAFYRRALSQGLSYHMAQDRGYLPQGLVEEIRSLAQPPIAWDVELARWFDRMFQPIDKVRTYARPSRRQASTPDIARPRWIYQSGEADGRTFAVIIDTSGSMDRLLLGKALGTIASYSIARDVPLVRVIFCDAVAYDAGYIAPEELLTKVKVRGRGGTVLQPGIQLIEAAQDFPKDGPILIITDGQCDRLTIKRAHAFVLPQGAKLPFVPKGEVFRMK, via the coding sequence ATGGCGAAAAAAAGGAAAGCTGCACAGCAGGAACATAAAAATAGTAAAAATATTGCGCTTGGACATGCCATTGTAGCTGAGCATCCACTATTTGCGGCGCTTTGTCATGCCGTTTATTTGCAATATGAAAGTATGCCGCAAAAAGATTGGGCTTACGTGACAAGCACAGGCATGATTAGTGTCAATCAGGATCAAAAAGGACAGCCAAATGAATGGGCCTATGTGATTGCCCATTGCTTATTGCATCTTGGCTTATCCCATCATCAGCCGAAAGAACAGCCTGAATTATGGAATATTGCCTGTGATTGCTATATTACAAAATTTTTAGCAGAGCTAAAATTTGGGCAAGCACCGAAGGAGATGAATGAGCCGCTTTTTGAATCCTTTAGCTCTGAGGAGAAATTATATGAAAAATTGCTGCGCGAAGGTGTACCAGAGCATTTAAAGGGCTATAGTACAATGCCAGGGCAAACAGATTTTATCACTACAGCACGAGGCAATGATTATTTTTACAGTGGTTATCGTAGTAATTATCCGATCCTATTTGCTGAGGGCTTATCAAAGGCTGTACAAAGCGCGATTCGTGTAGCAGGAGGTGTAGATAGCACACTAGCAGGCTCAATGATTATTACGCAGGCAGAGCGTGCAAGGGCTTGGTTTATGAGCTCCTATCCATTGTTTGGCGCACTAGCCGCAGATTTTACGATTATTGAAGACCCACTTATTTGTACACGAATGGATATTTCGGTTGCAGCGATTGCAGTTGATACAAAGGAAATTTACATTAATGCTTCTGTACCGATGACGGATGAGGAAATGAGGTTTCTGATCGCCCATGAATTGCTGCATGCTGGGCTTAGTCATACTACACGCAGACAAGGGCGTGATGCATATTTATGGAATGTTGCCTGTGATTATGTCATTAATGGCTGGCTTATGGATATGAAAATTGGGGAGATGCCAGCAATTGGGGGACTCTATGACCCTGCGTTAAAGGGCTTATCAGCGGAATCCATTTATGATCGAATTGTCACTGATATAAGAATGTATCGTAAGCTGCGAACGTTTCGAGGGCAGGGTACTGTGGATATAATGGAAACAAAGCCACCTGATTTCTGGGAAGGGCAAAGAGGAATGGATTTGGATGCATTTTATAGACGAGCGCTAAGTCAAGGGCTGAGCTATCATATGGCACAGGATAGGGGCTATTTGCCACAGGGGCTTGTGGAGGAAATTCGCAGTCTTGCACAGCCACCAATTGCATGGGATGTGGAATTAGCGCGCTGGTTTGATCGTATGTTTCAGCCGATTGACAAGGTGAGAACATATGCACGACCAAGCAGAAGACAAGCATCAACGCCTGATATTGCACGCCCAAGATGGATATATCAAAGCGGCGAGGCAGATGGACGTACATTTGCGGTCATTATTGATACATCAGGCTCAATGGATCGTTTACTGTTAGGCAAGGCACTTGGTACGATTGCCAGCTATAGTATAGCAAGAGATGTACCCCTTGTACGTGTTATTTTTTGTGATGCTGTTGCCTATGATGCGGGCTATATAGCGCCTGAGGAATTGCTGACAAAGGTCAAGGTAAGGGGAAGGGGCGGCACGGTATTACAGCCTGGTATCCAGCTAATTGAAGCGGCACAGGATTTCCCAAAGGACGGTCCTATTCTTATTATTACAGATGGGCAATGTGATCGCCTGACCATTAAACGGGCACATGCCTTTGTGCTACCACAAGGAGCTAAACTACCATTTGTACCAAAGGGCGAGGTCTTTAGAATGAAATAA
- a CDS encoding ABC transporter ATP-binding protein, whose product MIKFDNVSKSYSRDHTAVKALNVEINKGEFFVIIGPSGCGKTTLLKMINRLIPVTEGTIWLQQQKISDYNIHELRWRIGYVLQQIALFPHMTIAENIAIVPELKKWSKATIDKRVDELLAMVGLEPASYRQRKPKELSGGEQQRVGVVRALAADPDIILMDEPFSALDPISRTKLQDDLLEMQRTIQKTIVFVSHDMQEALKLGDRLCLMKDGEIVQIGTPHEIIQNPANDFVRQFIGIKDDMANIFDIQAVMQPIVSSQPLNAMVLADASLATILEQLAQHDELAVEKDGERIGRITRASMLQYLAKDYGERGAADD is encoded by the coding sequence ATGATTAAATTTGACAATGTTTCTAAAAGCTATAGTCGTGATCATACGGCTGTTAAAGCATTGAATGTAGAAATTAACAAGGGCGAATTTTTTGTGATTATCGGTCCAAGCGGCTGTGGTAAAACGACTTTATTAAAGATGATTAACCGATTAATCCCTGTCACAGAGGGAACAATTTGGCTTCAGCAGCAAAAAATTAGCGATTACAATATTCATGAATTGCGCTGGCGCATTGGCTATGTTTTACAGCAAATCGCTCTTTTTCCGCATATGACGATTGCAGAAAATATTGCCATTGTGCCTGAATTAAAAAAATGGTCGAAGGCGACAATTGACAAACGGGTGGATGAATTACTCGCAATGGTTGGGCTAGAGCCAGCTAGCTACCGCCAGCGCAAGCCAAAGGAGCTTTCTGGCGGTGAGCAGCAACGGGTTGGGGTTGTTCGTGCTTTAGCGGCTGACCCTGATATTATTTTAATGGATGAGCCCTTTAGTGCATTGGACCCGATTAGCCGTACAAAGCTACAGGATGATTTGCTGGAAATGCAGCGTACCATTCAAAAAACAATTGTCTTTGTGTCCCATGATATGCAGGAGGCACTTAAATTAGGGGATCGGCTTTGTTTGATGAAGGATGGCGAAATTGTGCAAATTGGCACACCTCACGAGATTATCCAAAATCCTGCCAATGACTTTGTGCGGCAATTTATAGGAATTAAAGACGATATGGCTAATATCTTTGATATCCAAGCAGTGATGCAGCCAATCGTTAGCTCACAGCCATTAAATGCTATGGTTTTGGCGGATGCTTCATTGGCAACCATTCTTGAACAGCTTGCACAGCATGATGAGTTAGCTGTGGAAAAGGATGGGGAACGTATTGGACGTATTACACGAGCATCTATGCTGCAATATTTAGCTAAGGATTATGGAGAAAGAGGTGCTGCTGATGACTAA
- a CDS encoding ABC transporter permease/substrate-binding protein, with protein sequence MTNLLEVFDERKGQLMAALLEHIEISFIALFFAVLIAIPLGIYLTNKRKIAESIIGISAVLQTIPSLALLGLLIPLFGIGKVPAIIALVAYALLPILRNTYTGIQEVDPSLKEAALAMGMNMPKRLVKVELPLAMPVIMAGIRTAMVLIVGTATLAALIGAGGLGDIILLGIDRNNTALILLGAIPAAILALIFDVLLKKLEALSFKQTVTTLSLISVVALAMMFFPLLQGKNDEQQLVIAGKLGAEPEILINMYQLLIEQDTDLEVQLKPGLGKTSFVFNALKSGSIDLYPEFTGTAIAEFLKEEAVNNQQEDVYEQAKEGMLAQFDMVLLSPMRYNNTYALAVSKEIAEAHQLQTISDLKPLAQTIRAGFTLEFNDRKDGYVGMQKRYNMTLANVTTMEPKLRYQAIAAGTIDVLDAYSTDSEIREYGLQVLEDDQALFPPYQGAPLIRKETLAKYPEIEAALNKLANQITDDEMREMNYQVNVEGKSAADVAKAYLQENGLLQ encoded by the coding sequence ATGACTAATTTACTAGAAGTGTTTGATGAACGTAAAGGTCAGCTAATGGCAGCATTGCTTGAGCATATAGAAATTTCCTTTATCGCGCTATTTTTTGCAGTGCTAATTGCCATTCCTCTAGGCATTTATTTAACCAATAAAAGGAAGATTGCTGAAAGTATTATTGGTATTAGTGCCGTCTTGCAAACAATTCCTTCGCTTGCCTTACTTGGTCTATTGATTCCGTTATTTGGCATTGGGAAGGTGCCTGCGATTATTGCGTTAGTTGCCTATGCGCTATTGCCTATTTTACGGAATACCTATACAGGTATTCAGGAGGTAGATCCATCGTTGAAGGAAGCGGCATTGGCAATGGGGATGAATATGCCCAAGCGTTTAGTAAAGGTTGAATTGCCGCTTGCGATGCCTGTTATTATGGCAGGTATTCGAACAGCGATGGTATTAATTGTAGGGACAGCTACGTTAGCCGCATTAATTGGTGCTGGTGGCTTAGGAGATATTATTTTGCTTGGCATTGATCGCAATAATACAGCGCTTATTTTATTAGGCGCTATACCAGCAGCCATTTTAGCACTTATTTTTGATGTATTGCTAAAAAAATTAGAGGCATTATCATTTAAACAAACAGTGACCACATTAAGTCTTATTAGTGTCGTCGCTCTTGCGATGATGTTTTTCCCGCTTCTGCAAGGAAAAAATGATGAACAACAGCTTGTGATTGCGGGCAAGCTTGGCGCTGAGCCTGAAATTTTGATTAATATGTATCAATTATTGATTGAGCAAGACACAGACTTAGAGGTGCAATTAAAGCCAGGGCTTGGGAAAACATCATTTGTTTTTAATGCCTTAAAATCAGGAAGCATTGATCTTTATCCTGAGTTTACAGGAACAGCCATTGCAGAGTTTTTAAAGGAAGAAGCGGTAAATAATCAGCAAGAAGATGTTTATGAGCAGGCAAAGGAAGGAATGCTTGCGCAATTTGATATGGTGCTGCTAAGTCCCATGCGTTATAACAACACATATGCACTTGCTGTATCAAAGGAAATAGCGGAAGCTCATCAGCTCCAAACAATTTCAGATTTAAAGCCGCTCGCGCAGACGATTCGAGCAGGCTTTACACTAGAATTTAATGATCGTAAGGATGGCTATGTCGGTATGCAAAAACGCTATAATATGACGCTTGCCAATGTGACAACAATGGAGCCAAAGCTACGCTATCAAGCCATTGCAGCAGGGACTATTGATGTACTGGATGCTTATTCAACAGATAGTGAAATTCGCGAATATGGTTTACAGGTATTAGAGGACGATCAAGCATTGTTCCCGCCTTACCAGGGAGCGCCATTAATTAGAAAAGAAACATTGGCGAAATATCCTGAGATTGAAGCAGCGTTAAACAAGCTTGCCAATCAAATTACTGACGATGAAATGCGTGAAATGAACTATCAGGTGAACGTAGAAGGAAAGTCTGCAGCAGATGTAGCGAAAGCCTACTTACAAGAGAATGGATTGCTTCAATAA
- a CDS encoding helix-turn-helix domain-containing protein: MAIIIRLDRMLADRKMQLSELAEKVDVSIVNLSNLKTGKVRAVRFSTLNAICKALDCQPGDILEYVEED; this comes from the coding sequence ATGGCTATAATTATTCGCTTGGATCGCATGCTAGCAGATCGAAAAATGCAGCTAAGTGAGCTAGCAGAGAAGGTTGATGTGTCAATCGTCAATCTCTCTAATTTAAAAACGGGCAAGGTAAGAGCGGTGCGTTTTTCTACATTGAATGCAATCTGTAAGGCGTTAGACTGTCAGCCGGGCGATATTTTAGAGTATGTAGAAGAAGATTAA
- a CDS encoding DMT family transporter, which produces MTAFSFLLIAIIAEVFASSMLKRTEGFTRVWPSIGVVAGYGTAFYSLSLALKTVPLGTAYAIWAGLGTALTAVVGAVIYKEFFNRKKVIGIFCIILGVVMLNLAGGHS; this is translated from the coding sequence ATGACAGCTTTTAGTTTTTTATTGATTGCCATTATAGCAGAGGTGTTTGCAAGCTCTATGCTCAAGCGGACGGAGGGCTTCACACGCGTTTGGCCATCCATTGGCGTTGTAGCTGGCTATGGAACGGCTTTTTATAGCCTATCGTTAGCATTAAAAACCGTTCCCCTCGGCACTGCCTATGCGATATGGGCAGGCTTAGGCACAGCATTAACAGCCGTTGTTGGTGCCGTGATTTATAAGGAATTTTTTAATCGGAAAAAGGTTATCGGTATTTTCTGCATTATTTTAGGTGTGGTGATGCTCAATCTTGCAGGGGGTCATTCGTAA
- a CDS encoding DMT family transporter has translation MKGYLLLTLSIMSEVFATTMLKLSDGFTVPAPSVAVAIGYGISFYSLSLCLKTLPLSLAYAIWSGVGTALTVIVGMVIWHDIFNLYSALGITLIIGGVILLNQGDRNSKVTDRLQE, from the coding sequence ATGAAGGGCTATTTATTGTTAACATTATCCATTATGAGCGAGGTCTTCGCGACAACAATGCTGAAGCTTTCGGATGGCTTTACAGTGCCTGCCCCTTCAGTAGCGGTGGCAATTGGCTATGGGATTTCATTTTATAGTTTATCGCTATGCTTGAAAACCTTGCCATTAAGCTTAGCCTATGCTATTTGGTCAGGCGTGGGCACGGCGCTTACGGTTATTGTTGGTATGGTTATTTGGCACGATATTTTTAACCTTTACTCTGCGCTTGGGATCACGCTCATTATTGGCGGCGTTATTTTATTAAATCAAGGGGATAGAAACAGTAAAGTGACGGATAGATTACAAGAATAG
- a CDS encoding YheC/YheD family protein: MTMKGSLVMTIIGMLHHRLDPTTVLKSYAYAAVAKAEGAQFFYFTPKSVDFAKRSIQAKVYENGQWQEKTMPFPDVIYNAGSPEKLSVSQAIIDRLKEEIPFTTHSIGNKWNVMKRLKEAQEFEQYLIPSEIVKNVELFHKFIQYYKKVVFKPIDGRKGKGIYFITKVGKIHYEVRKDQTTNYYSQQQLDALLNEQLATGTFIMQPYIQSVTKSGQVYDFRLHVQKNGEGKWVITTVYPRIAPAGSIIPNINNGGYTNYLDPFLEQEFQEEAYNIRRMLEHFSLALAHHLDEIQMVKFGEVIDEIGIDVGLDQHQKIWMYEVNWRPGCPPAFYLELDVVINSIRYAMYLANHQKQLKQEIVQQKSKHLATKKSLPIIAITGSAGKTTTKAFVGSILSKKWNIFESKDYWNTTEHTKKHAEEINDTHQAVVLEYGMAYPGIITNHCSIIQPNISIVTNIGLAHVGNFDGDVKGVAKAKSELIHGMDQQGVLIINKDDDNSKFLEIEQFQGKILTVGLQHDADYRAYDLRYKEMGMSFKMQLQGQEIELYIPILGQHHVYNALNAVAVADYLGFSPLDIQAGLNFKKPPRRLTLYHCRDGITLIDDTVHSHPQGVRAAIDVLTNIAKQRKVAIIGQMRELGILREEEYRKVGEYAYEAGIDELITYGFRTDEISNAAIAKGMDPSKVHHFINKDQLHALLEQLVQPNDTILVKGASKTNMFETVKFLDQTFKE; the protein is encoded by the coding sequence ATGACAATGAAAGGAAGTTTAGTAATGACGATTATTGGTATGCTACATCACCGACTTGACCCAACAACGGTTCTTAAGTCTTATGCCTATGCAGCGGTTGCGAAGGCGGAGGGGGCGCAGTTTTTTTACTTTACGCCTAAAAGTGTGGATTTTGCCAAACGCTCCATTCAGGCAAAGGTTTATGAAAATGGACAATGGCAGGAAAAAACAATGCCCTTTCCAGATGTAATTTATAATGCGGGCAGTCCTGAAAAATTATCGGTATCGCAAGCGATTATTGATCGTTTAAAAGAGGAGATTCCTTTTACAACACATTCGATAGGGAATAAATGGAATGTAATGAAGCGCTTAAAGGAAGCACAGGAGTTTGAGCAATATTTAATTCCATCTGAAATCGTGAAAAATGTAGAATTATTCCATAAGTTTATTCAGTACTATAAAAAAGTTGTGTTTAAGCCGATTGATGGACGAAAGGGGAAGGGCATTTATTTTATTACAAAGGTTGGCAAAATACATTATGAGGTAAGGAAGGATCAGACAACTAACTACTATTCACAGCAGCAGCTAGATGCACTGCTAAATGAGCAGCTTGCCACAGGAACATTTATTATGCAGCCTTATATTCAATCGGTTACAAAGTCAGGGCAAGTGTATGATTTCCGTTTGCACGTCCAAAAAAATGGAGAAGGGAAATGGGTCATAACAACTGTCTATCCACGTATTGCTCCAGCAGGCTCGATTATACCGAATATTAACAATGGTGGCTATACGAATTATTTAGACCCTTTTTTAGAGCAGGAATTTCAGGAGGAGGCTTACAATATTCGCCGCATGCTAGAGCATTTCTCCCTGGCACTAGCCCATCATCTTGATGAAATTCAAATGGTGAAATTTGGCGAGGTCATTGATGAAATTGGAATTGATGTTGGCTTAGATCAGCACCAAAAAATTTGGATGTATGAGGTCAATTGGCGTCCGGGCTGTCCTCCTGCCTTTTACTTAGAATTAGATGTGGTGATCAACTCCATTCGCTATGCTATGTATCTTGCCAATCATCAAAAGCAATTAAAGCAAGAGATCGTCCAACAAAAAAGTAAGCATCTTGCAACGAAAAAAAGCTTGCCAATTATTGCGATTACAGGCAGTGCTGGTAAAACAACGACAAAGGCATTTGTTGGCTCAATTTTATCGAAAAAGTGGAATATTTTTGAATCGAAGGATTATTGGAATACAACAGAGCATACGAAAAAGCATGCAGAGGAAATTAACGATACACATCAGGCTGTTGTATTAGAGTATGGTATGGCTTATCCGGGCATTATTACAAATCATTGTAGCATTATCCAGCCGAATATTAGTATTGTTACCAATATTGGCTTAGCGCATGTTGGGAACTTTGATGGTGATGTAAAAGGCGTAGCCAAAGCAAAATCGGAGTTAATTCACGGCATGGATCAGCAAGGCGTATTAATTATTAATAAGGATGACGATAATTCTAAGTTTTTGGAAATCGAGCAGTTTCAGGGGAAAATCCTAACGGTAGGGCTTCAACATGATGCGGATTACCGTGCATATGATTTGCGCTATAAGGAAATGGGCATGTCCTTTAAAATGCAGCTACAGGGGCAGGAAATTGAGCTATATATCCCGATTTTAGGGCAGCATCATGTTTATAATGCATTAAATGCAGTGGCAGTAGCAGATTACTTAGGATTTAGTCCATTGGATATTCAGGCAGGGCTGAACTTTAAAAAGCCGCCACGACGTTTAACGCTTTATCATTGTCGTGATGGGATTACATTAATTGATGATACAGTGCATTCTCATCCACAGGGCGTACGTGCTGCCATTGATGTGCTAACAAATATTGCAAAGCAGCGCAAAGTCGCCATTATTGGGCAAATGCGTGAGCTTGGTATTTTAAGAGAGGAGGAGTATCGCAAGGTTGGGGAGTATGCTTATGAGGCTGGTATTGACGAATTAATTACCTATGGATTCCGCACAGATGAAATTAGTAATGCCGCGATTGCGAAAGGGATGGACCCATCGAAGGTACATCATTTTATCAATAAAGATCAATTACATGCACTGCTAGAGCAGCTTGTACAGCCTAATGATACGATTCTTGTAAAAGGCGCTAGTAAAACAAATATGTTTGAAACCGTGAAGTTTTTAGATCAAACATTTAAAGAATAA
- a CDS encoding ATP-grasp domain-containing protein yields the protein MKAIIFIGTNKSGSSREATKAAEKLGYFTVLFTNNEKQLQQRRAYPDIHKMILIDTFNIEKMKEEIDRLGKSGLQIKNIVSFVDPFVHIAAMLCDEFCHNYISSSAIEIMEDKEQTRNLLKDQPYSPKFSLLKPNDPLAANLTFPLIVKSPKSTGSKDVLLAHNLEQLQQHLQTLRAKNPKENIMMEEYLDGPQYLVEALVFQRQAHIIGIIEQEITQGKRFIITGYGVLVKAPPAIQAGIEEVLHSIVKAFNIENGALHLELRFTAHGWKLIEINPRISGGAMNNMLHAALGFSLVEETLKLLLGEQPNIQPRHQKFVYTKYMIVENKGILEKVIGKARATRATGVVEVYVKPKKGTMLTPPLSMGHRYAYVIAEGATLSEARSNAINAAKEIKFILRV from the coding sequence CTGAAAGCCATTATCTTTATCGGTACAAACAAATCTGGGTCAAGTCGCGAAGCAACAAAAGCAGCCGAAAAGCTAGGCTACTTCACCGTACTGTTTACCAACAACGAAAAGCAGCTCCAGCAGCGCCGAGCCTATCCTGATATTCATAAAATGATACTCATTGATACTTTCAATATCGAAAAAATGAAAGAGGAAATTGATAGACTAGGGAAAAGCGGATTGCAGATTAAAAATATTGTGAGCTTTGTTGATCCATTTGTGCATATTGCTGCAATGCTCTGTGATGAGTTTTGTCATAACTATATATCCTCCTCTGCCATTGAAATAATGGAGGATAAGGAACAAACAAGAAATTTATTAAAGGATCAGCCATATTCACCGAAGTTCTCATTGCTCAAGCCGAATGATCCCCTTGCAGCAAACTTAACATTCCCATTAATCGTGAAATCACCAAAATCAACAGGCTCAAAAGATGTCTTACTCGCACATAATCTTGAGCAGCTTCAGCAGCACCTCCAAACATTGCGCGCCAAAAACCCTAAGGAAAACATTATGATGGAGGAATATTTAGACGGTCCACAATATTTAGTAGAGGCTCTTGTCTTTCAGCGACAGGCACATATTATCGGCATTATTGAGCAGGAAATTACACAGGGTAAACGCTTTATTATTACAGGCTATGGCGTGCTGGTTAAAGCACCGCCAGCTATTCAAGCAGGCATTGAGGAAGTGCTGCACTCCATTGTTAAAGCGTTTAATATTGAAAACGGTGCGCTCCATTTAGAGCTGCGCTTTACAGCACATGGCTGGAAGCTCATCGAGATTAATCCACGTATTTCTGGTGGTGCGATGAATAATATGTTACATGCGGCACTCGGATTTAGTTTAGTGGAGGAAACACTCAAGCTATTGCTTGGTGAACAGCCTAATATTCAGCCAAGACATCAAAAATTTGTCTACACCAAATATATGATTGTGGAAAATAAGGGCATTTTAGAAAAGGTGATTGGCAAAGCACGAGCGACAAGAGCAACGGGTGTGGTGGAGGTTTATGTGAAGCCGAAAAAAGGCACAATGCTCACCCCCCCTTTATCAATGGGTCATCGCTATGCCTATGTCATTGCAGAAGGAGCAACCTTAAGCGAGGCTCGCAGTAATGCAATCAATGCTGCCAAGGAAATTAAATTTATTTTACGCGTATGA
- a CDS encoding UDP-N-acetylmuramoyl-tripeptide--D-alanyl-D-alanine ligase gives MKPLSVKKLAMITTGNLVQGAEEVLIQHGAYRLKQVKKPNTALFTSKRIVNWKSLEPLSPLILVTDRAYRPQEMPKHVIFIQVTDAEAAYWQFVHFYRNQFHIPVVAITGTSGKTTTKEMIKHILAADRQVTATTLSSNSRTASLQYLLGIDDDTEAAVFETAVGSPGDVTNAGKYFKPTIGIITNIGAHHLNYCKTLEGYIQAKAEMLDIIHPTGTLIINAEDLNTKKIELAKFRGRVLKVGKHESCDFRASHIHYDQKGMKFILQHGKNSYDVVVPGFGEHQVYNALAAIAAVYEMGVSIPMAAKQLQSFRQLKKQLQLFEGIHHSMLLDDTWSITTTSLEAALHVLNALGNGKKKIAIIGTITDLGSWGYIIHEQAGECIQRIGVDVLITIGEHARIMADHAVKLGFNAPVYTFKNSTLVYPLLQKIVDANTIILVKGDMYSQQVSKLATELRLKPTPPVE, from the coding sequence ATGAAGCCTCTTTCGGTGAAAAAATTAGCAATGATTACGACAGGCAATCTTGTGCAAGGGGCGGAGGAAGTTCTAATTCAGCATGGTGCTTATCGGCTAAAGCAAGTGAAAAAGCCTAATACAGCCCTCTTTACAAGTAAACGTATTGTTAACTGGAAAAGTCTTGAGCCACTTTCTCCTCTAATACTAGTGACCGATAGAGCTTATCGCCCACAGGAAATGCCTAAGCATGTGATTTTTATACAGGTAACAGATGCAGAAGCAGCGTATTGGCAGTTTGTGCATTTTTATCGCAATCAGTTTCATATTCCCGTTGTTGCGATTACAGGTACATCAGGTAAAACAACAACAAAAGAGATGATTAAACATATTCTTGCTGCTGATCGACAAGTAACAGCAACAACATTAAGCAGTAATTCTAGAACGGCATCGTTACAATATTTACTTGGGATTGATGATGATACGGAAGCGGCTGTTTTTGAAACGGCTGTTGGTTCACCAGGGGATGTGACAAATGCGGGAAAGTATTTTAAGCCAACAATTGGTATTATTACAAATATTGGCGCACATCATTTAAACTATTGTAAAACGCTGGAGGGCTATATTCAGGCGAAGGCAGAAATGCTTGATATTATTCATCCAACAGGCACGTTAATTATCAATGCAGAAGACTTGAATACGAAGAAAATTGAGTTGGCTAAATTTCGAGGGCGTGTGCTAAAGGTAGGAAAGCATGAGTCCTGTGATTTTCGAGCAAGTCATATTCATTACGATCAAAAGGGCATGAAATTTATATTGCAGCATGGCAAAAATAGCTATGACGTTGTTGTGCCGGGATTTGGTGAGCATCAAGTATACAATGCCCTTGCAGCAATTGCGGCAGTGTATGAAATGGGTGTATCCATTCCGATGGCAGCTAAGCAGCTTCAATCATTTCGTCAATTGAAAAAACAGCTACAGCTTTTTGAGGGCATTCATCATTCCATGCTATTGGATGATACATGGAGCATTACAACAACGTCCTTAGAGGCAGCCTTACATGTATTAAATGCACTAGGGAATGGCAAGAAAAAGATAGCAATTATTGGAACGATTACCGATTTAGGCTCGTGGGGCTATATTATTCACGAACAAGCGGGGGAATGTATTCAACGCATTGGCGTGGATGTGCTGATTACCATTGGGGAGCACGCCAGAATTATGGCTGACCATGCCGTAAAATTAGGGTTTAATGCACCTGTCTATACATTTAAAAATAGCACATTGGTCTACCCATTATTACAGAAAATTGTAGATGCCAATACGATTATTTTAGTAAAGGGTGATATGTATAGTCAGCAGGTTTCTAAATTAGCAACTGAGCTTAGATTAAAACCTACACCGCCTGTAGAATAG